In Electrophorus electricus isolate fEleEle1 chromosome 5 unlocalized genomic scaffold, fEleEle1.pri SUPER_5_unloc_9, whole genome shotgun sequence, the following are encoded in one genomic region:
- the LOC118240901 gene encoding NLR family CARD domain-containing protein 3-like: MFINCRLSIKVFVLFVHSDQKKPVNISKEKLESVFKELEDKIISLVKNELKRFKNLLSSDYPACTERQVEDEEDQSSVREGALEITLHVLRKMNQTDLANTLNTLLTKLAPACHRKLKSKLRDRCQKIHEGISQQGTTALLNEIYTELYITEGGSGEVNNEHEVRQIEAASRRTATQETPIKCSDIFRPLPGQDKAIRTVLTKGVAGIGKTVSVQKFILDWSEGNIIQDVLLIFPLPFRELNLMKEKKFSLVELLHRFFPEICELKPKHYTNNKILFIFDGLDECRLPLDFQNNERLRDVTESSSVDVLLTNLIKGNLLPSALLWITSRPAAANQIPPECVDQVTEVRGFSEPQKEEYFRKRISDQSLANRIITHMKSSKSLYIMCHIPVFCWIAATVLERMLGEAESGEIPKTLTQVFTHFLIFQLRHKDQKYGRSMKGQKRSHPHHMRKNVLALGKLAFQQLEKGNLIFYEEDLRNCGIGVREISVYSGRCTQIFREEFELQLGKVFSFVHLSVQEFLAAVYVFISLISTNTNVLQQQHPEMVKTPMSVFLNSAVDKALQSQNGHLDLFLRFLLGLSLESNQTLLRDLLTQTGSSSPSKEETVKYIKEKISDSSSTEKSINLFHCLNELNDHSLVQEVQTYLSRGSISGLHGARLSPAQWSALVFVLLNSEEELDEFDLRKYDPSEECLLRLLPVVKASRKAM; encoded by the exons ATGTTTATAAACTGTAGATTATCCATtaaagtctttgttttgtttgtccacagtGACCAGAAGAAGcctgtaaacatttctaaagaaaagCTGGAGTCAGTGTTcaag gagctggaggacaaaatCATCTCTCTGGTGAAGAATGAGCTGAAGAGATTTAAGAATCTACTGAGCTcagattacccagcatgcactgagagacaggtggaggatgaggaggatcagagcagtgtcagagagggGGCGCTGGAAATCACACTGCACGTCCTGAGGAAGATGAACCAGACAGACCTCgctaacacactaaacacactactgacca AACTGGCCCCTGCTTGCCACAGAAAGCTCAAATCCAAACTGAGGGACAGATGTCAGAAGATTCATGAAGGAATCTCACAGCAGGGAACCACAGCActtctgaatgagatctacacagagctctacatcacagagggagggagtggagaggtcaataatgagcatgaggtgagacagattgaggCAGCATCCAGGAGAacagcaacacaggagacacccatcaaatgcagtgacatctttagacccttaccaggacaagacaaagccatcagaactgtgctgactaaaggagtggctggaattggcaaaacagtctctgtgcagaagttcataCTAGACTGGTCTGAAGGAAACATAATTCAGGATGTTCTCTTAATATTCCCACTTCCttttagggagctgaatttgatgaaggagaaaaagttcagtCTGGTGGAGCTTCTTCATCGCTTTTTCCCAGAAATATGTGAATTAAAACCTAAACAttatacaaacaacaaaattctgttcatctttgatggtctggatgaaTGTAGACTTCCTCTAGATTTCCAGAACAATGAGAGATTGAGGGATGTAACAGAGTCATCCTCAGtggatgtgctgctgacaaacctcatcaaggggaatctgcttccctctgctctcctctggataacctctcgaccagcagcagccaatcagatccctcctgagtgtgttgaccaGGTAACAGAGGTAAGAGGGTTCAGTGAACCACAGAAAGAGGAgtatttcaggaagagaatcagtgatcagagcctggccaatagaatcatcacacacatgaagtcGTCAAAAAGCCTCtacatcatgtgccacattccagtcttctgttggattgcagccactgttttagagagaatgttgggtgaagcagagagtggtgagatccccaagactctgactcaggtgttcacacacttcctgatctttcaACTCAGACACAAAGACCAAAAGTATGGACGAAGTATGAAAGGACAAAAAAGGTCTCACCCACATCACatgagaaaaaatgttttggcactgggaaaactggctttccaacagctagaaaaaggcaacctgatcttctatgaggaagacctgagaaACTGTGGCATTGGTGTCAGAGAAATATCAGTGTATTCAGGAAGGTGCACTCAGATCTTCAGAGAGGAGTTTGAGCTACAGCTGGGGAAGGTGTTTAGCTTTGTACATCTGAgtgttcaggagtttctggctgctgtatatgtgtttatttccttaatCTCCACCAACACCAATGTGCTGCAACAGCAACACCCTGAAATGGTCAAAACCCCAATGTCTGTCTTCCTCAACAGTGCAGTGGACAAGGCCTTACAGAGtcaaaatggacacctggaccttttccttcgcttccttctgggtctctcactggagtccaatcagactctcttacgagacctactgacacagacaggaagcagctctcccagcaaagaggaaacagtcaaGTACATCAAGGAGAAGATCAGTGACAGTTCCTCTacagagaaatccatcaatctgttccactgtctgaatgaactgaatgatcatTCTCTAGTGCAGGAAGTCCAAACATACCTGAGCAGAGGAAGTATCAGTGGTCTCCATGGAGCCAGActgtctcctgctcagtggtcagctctggtgtttgtgttgctgaactcagaagaggagctggatgagtttgacctgaggaaatatgacccatcagaggaatgtctgctgagactgctgccagtggtcaaagcatccagaaaagccatgtga